One Danio rerio strain Tuebingen ecotype United States chromosome 22, GRCz12tu, whole genome shotgun sequence genomic window carries:
- the tmem186 gene encoding transmembrane protein 186 isoform X1 → MMMSTRLIHLSRHFPQYGFRCHPSGLISSARMQYNINNGLAHMGKQMPNTSTHTTRIHPASFSSDLASRKYSLIYAFPLIRGLRALSRLKLLQTGITVVLLPTVYYLHLQGQASVLVLNRSIGIALFAGVMLYSISHFVRRVVGMMYLDSTQTILKVSHLSFWGHRRDIYVPVSDVVTLGDSGDSRGESILRLKRYSTSNTMYFSTRLGRVVDRHAFGKVFGSLS, encoded by the coding sequence atgatgatgtcaacaAGATTAATCCACCTTTCCCGTCATTTCCCTCAATATGGCTTTCGATGCCATCCTTCAGGACTTATTTCAAGTGCTCGCATGCAATACAACATCAACAACGGCCTGGCACACATGGGTAAACAGATGCccaacacatccacacacaccacGCGGATTCACCCGGcctcattctcctctgaccttgcCTCAAGAAAATACAGTCTAATCTATGCATTTCCACTAATCAGGGGCCTGCGGGCTCTTTCAAGACTCAAACTCTTACAGACGGGCATCACTGTTGTCCTGCTGCCCACTGTGTATTACCTCCACCTGCAGGGCCAGGCATCAGTGTTGGTCTTAAATCGCTCAATAGGCATTGCCTTGTTTGCTGGAGTCATGCTGTACTCCATAAGCCACTTTGTCAGAAGAGTGGTTGGCATGATGTATTTGGATTCAACACAGACCATATTAAAGGTGTCACATCTTAGCTTTTGGGGTCACAGAAGAGACATTTATGTACCCGTCTCAGATGTTGTGACTCTGGGAGATTCAGGAGACTCCAGGGGAGAATCAATTCTTCGGTTAAAGCGCTACAGCACTTCTAATACCATGTACTTTTCTACCAGACTGGGACGAGTGGTGGATAGACACGCATTTGGGAAGGTTTTTGGGAGTTTGTCATGA
- the tmem186 gene encoding transmembrane protein 186 translates to MDMMMMSTRLIHLSRHFPQYGFRCHPSGLISSARMQYNINNGLAHMGKQMPNTSTHTTRIHPASFSSDLASRKYSLIYAFPLIRGLRALSRLKLLQTGITVVLLPTVYYLHLQGQASVLVLNRSIGIALFAGVMLYSISHFVRRVVGMMYLDSTQTILKVSHLSFWGHRRDIYVPVSDVVTLGDSGDSRGESILRLKRYSTSNTMYFSTRLGRVVDRHAFGKVFGSLS, encoded by the exons ATGGACATG atgatgatgtcaacaAGATTAATCCACCTTTCCCGTCATTTCCCTCAATATGGCTTTCGATGCCATCCTTCAGGACTTATTTCAAGTGCTCGCATGCAATACAACATCAACAACGGCCTGGCACACATGGGTAAACAGATGCccaacacatccacacacaccacGCGGATTCACCCGGcctcattctcctctgaccttgcCTCAAGAAAATACAGTCTAATCTATGCATTTCCACTAATCAGGGGCCTGCGGGCTCTTTCAAGACTCAAACTCTTACAGACGGGCATCACTGTTGTCCTGCTGCCCACTGTGTATTACCTCCACCTGCAGGGCCAGGCATCAGTGTTGGTCTTAAATCGCTCAATAGGCATTGCCTTGTTTGCTGGAGTCATGCTGTACTCCATAAGCCACTTTGTCAGAAGAGTGGTTGGCATGATGTATTTGGATTCAACACAGACCATATTAAAGGTGTCACATCTTAGCTTTTGGGGTCACAGAAGAGACATTTATGTACCCGTCTCAGATGTTGTGACTCTGGGAGATTCAGGAGACTCCAGGGGAGAATCAATTCTTCGGTTAAAGCGCTACAGCACTTCTAATACCATGTACTTTTCTACCAGACTGGGACGAGTGGTGGATAGACACGCATTTGGGAAGGTTTTTGGGAGTTTGTCATGA